Proteins encoded together in one Carya illinoinensis cultivar Pawnee chromosome 3, C.illinoinensisPawnee_v1, whole genome shotgun sequence window:
- the LOC122302289 gene encoding pentatricopeptide repeat-containing protein At5g66520-like, which produces MKASSQRALFLLEQCITMMHVKQVQSHLTVSGAILDPQAATKIISFCAVSNRVDLTHACQLFRQLPHRTTLVWNSMVRAFSERNEPLKALSLYKDMLESGFLPNNYTFSFLLRACADLSDVSLGLILHSQVIRLGWESYDFVQNGLIHLFATCNCMGAARKLFDGSVNRDVITWTALINGYVKGGLVRVAREFFDQMPEKNVVSWSAMINGYAQVGLFKEALELFNDMQVSGFRPNHASIVGALTACAFLGALDQGRWIHAYVDRNGMELDRVLGTALVDMYAKCGCIETARCVFDEMPNRDVFAFTSLISGLANHGLSTSAIELFIRMKSEGVIPNEVTFICVLSACSRVGLVDEGMRIFNSMSQFYGIEPGVQHYGCLVDLFGRAGMLQEAKKVVRAMPMEPDSYVLGALLNACRVHGDFELGKETVEHFVQQSLDHGGVHVLLSNMYASANKWDDVAKVRKGMEEKKVKKVPGCSLIEVDGVVSEFVAGDRSHLLMEKITLFSLGIDKHLKSLRHDHDDDKINE; this is translated from the coding sequence ATGAAAGCAAGTAGTCAGAGAGCTCTCTTCCTGTTGGAACAATGCATTACCATGATGCACGTCAAGCAAGTTCAATCCCATCTCACAGTTTCAGGGGCCATCTTGGATCCTCAAGCCGCTACCAAGATTATCTCCTTTTGTGCAGTATCCAACCGCGTCGACTTAACTCACGCCTGCCAACTCTTTCGCCAGCTACCGCATCGAACCACATTGGTATGGAACTCCATGGTCAGAGCTTTTTCCGAGAGGAATGAACCCCTTAAAGCTTTGTCTCTCTATAAGGATATGCTCGAGAGTGGCTTCTTACCCAACAACTATACCTTTTCTTTCCTGCTTAGAGCTTGTGCTGACCTCTCTGATGTCTCCTTGGGCTTAATTCTCCATTCCCAAGTCATCAGATTGGGCTGGGAATCGTATGACTTTGTGCAGAACGGGTTGATCCATCTGTTTGCGACTTGTAACTGCATGGGCGCAGCTCGTAAATTGTTTGATGGGAGCGTAAATCGAGACGTCATTACGTGGACAGCTTTGATTAACGGTTATGTGAAGGGTGGATTGGTTAGGGTTGCACGGGAGTTTTTTGATCAAATGCCGGAGAAGAATGTTGTTTCTTGGAGTGCGATGATTAATGGGTATGCACAAGTTGGTTTGTTCAAAGAGGCTTTGGAACTTTTTAACGATATGCAAGTTTCTGGTTTTCGACCGAATCATGCTAGCATTGTGGGAGCACTCACTGCGTGTGCTTTTCTTGGCGCATTGGATCAGGGAAGGTGGATACACGCCTACGTGGATAGAAATGGGATGGAATTAGATAGAGTGTTGGGCACTGCTCTTGTTGACATGTATGCAAAATGCGGGTGTATTGAAACTGCTCGttgtgtatttgatgagatGCCGAATAGAGATGTTTTTGCCTTTACTTCTTTGATTTCGGGCCTAGCAAATCATGGCTTGAGTACAAGTGCGATTGAGTTGTTTATTAGGATGAAGAGTGAAGGAGTTATTCCTAATGAAGTTACATTTATATGTGTCTTAAGTGCATGCAGTCGAGTGGGGTTGGTGGATGAAGGGATGAGAATATTCAATAGCATGAGTCAGTTCTATGGGATCGAGCCAGGGGTCCAACACTATGGCTGTTTGGTAGATCTGTTTGGGAGAGCAGGGATGCTACAAGAGGCAAAGAAGGTGGTGAGGGCGATGCCAATGGAACCAGACTCGTATGTGTTGGGTGCATTGCTCAATGCTTGTAGAGTTCATGGAGATTTTGAGCTGGGTAAAGAAACGGTTGAGCACTTCGTTCAGCAGAGTCTAGACCATGGTGGGGTTCATGTTCTTCTTTCCAACATGTATGCTTCTGCTAACAAATGGGATGATGTGGCAAAGGTAAGGAAGGGAATGGAAGAGAAGAAGGTAAAAAAGGTACCGGGATGTAGCTTGATTGAAGTGGATGGGGTGGTCAGTGAATTTGTTGCTGGAGATAGGTCGCATCTGCTGATGGAGAAGATCACTTTATTCTCTCTTGGCATTGACAAGCACCTAAAGTCTCTTCGGCATGATCACGATGATGATAAGATAAATGAATAA
- the LOC122302291 gene encoding nascent polypeptide-associated complex subunit beta-like, with protein MDRERLMKMASAVRTGGKGSVRRKKKAVHKATTTDDKRLQSTLKRIGVNTIPAIEEVNIFKDDAVIQFLNPKVQASIAANTWVVSGSPQTKKLQDILPGIINQLGPDNLENLRKLAEQFQKQQPPTAGQPTQDDDDDEVPELVAGETFETVAEDSHT; from the exons ATGGATCGGGAGAGGCTCATGAAGATGGCAAGTGCTGTTCGCACTGGTGGAAAAGGAAGCGTGCGCAG gaagaagaaggctgTTCACAAAGCCACTACTACTGATGATAAAAGGCTTCAGAGTACCTTGAAGAGGATTGGGGTTAACACCATCCCGGCCATTGAAGAAGTTAACATTTTCAAGGATGACGCTGTCATCCAGTTTCTTAATCCCAAAG TTCAAGCTTCAATTGCTGCCAACACCTGGGTTGTTAGTGGTTCTCCTCAAacaaaaa AATTGCAAGATATTCTCCCAGGGATCATTAACCAACTAG GGCCAGATAACTTGGAAAACCTAAGGAAGCTTGCGGAACAGTTTCAAAAGCAGCAACCACCTACCGCTGGACAGCCAAcgcaagatgatgatgatgatgaagtccCAGAACTTGTTGCTGGTGAAACCTTTGAAACTGTTGCGGAAGATAGTCATACTTGA